A genomic region of Miscanthus floridulus cultivar M001 chromosome 3, ASM1932011v1, whole genome shotgun sequence contains the following coding sequences:
- the LOC136545594 gene encoding uncharacterized protein, with protein sequence MRHEEHLLHRDGGDVYLENSMVSQMLRIDGKKDERDLSYNRDEVVETRAHNYLNADMVFLPINIEKFHWYLGVVNASLGQIHVLDSFGDNMTNFEDLWYTLLGMERLIKYATGLTKLDQSKWKHGINMTSWPMKHKIKVPMQTDGYSCGLWLLNYMEYWTGSTLSDHVTQEDISNFRFKLPAILYNSLLNEIRGLPDKEQKTKTSDDLDELVEELDDLDILMSGNTKLTRMLKWTNREDLLMTICGLFHLIADDETLEKEWIRSTRPYPISLSLRQIINILDDDRQLEHETFNMAIRMVACNQDIAQKKQIFHYMDLKFAEITHFGRDPRCCPKIDKAYQDQLKKVFECWPEKQYDIKECSNILLPYYQDGLYTLFIIDMQKIIVHIMDPLQDHVCLKGYDHRDSYIPTLHTIPRRFNLAMGLLNFKMNNNIYHWKREYPTCVTKVTHNKHWNLGGFLVYSFMKSWDDIRLPPINNLPTSLRREFLADILTSNAKECSDNIPDNLQYMIKELGRI encoded by the exons ATGCGGCATGAAGAACACCTACTTCATAGAGATGGTGGAGATGTATATTTGGAAAATTCAATGGTTTCTCAAATGCTACGAATTGACGGGAAGAAAGATGAGAGGGATTTGAGCTATAATAGAGATGAAGTGGTTGAAACAAGGGCACACAATTATTTAAATGCTGATATG GTGTTCCTTCCAATCAATATTGAAAAGTTTCACTGGTACCTGGGTGTTGTGAACGCTTCTTTAGGCCAGATACATGTTTTGGACTCTTTTGGAGATAATATGACAAACTTTGAAGATCTCTGGTATACG CTCTTAGGAATGGAAAGACTAATAAAATATGCAACGGGGCTTACAAAACTGGACCAAAGTAAATGGAAACACGGTATCAATATGACATCTTGGCCAATGAAACATAAGATCAAGGTCCCAATGCAAACAGATGG CTATAGTTGTGGTTTATGGCTTCTTAATTACATGGAGTATTGGACCGGAAGTACTTTATCTGACCATGTAACCCAG GAAGATATAAGTAACTTCAGGTTCAAGCTACCTGCGATCTTATATAACTCGCTATTAAATGAAATAAGAGGGTTACCGGATAAAGAGCAAAAGACTAAGACCAGCGATGACCTAGATGAACTTGTCGAAGAGCTCGATGACCTCGATATTTTGATGTCGGGTAACACGAAGTTGACAAGGATGCTAAAGTGGACAAACAGAGAAGACCTATTGATGACAATTTGCGGGTTGTTCCACTTGATCGCTGATGATGAGACTTTAGA GAAAGAGTGGATACGAAGTACACGACCATATCCAATTTCTTTAAGTCTTAgacaaattataaatattttAGATGATGATAGACAGCTGGAACATGAAACCTTTAATATGGCTATTCGGATGGTCGCGTGCAACCAAGACATAGCGCAGAAGAAACAAATATTCCACTACATGGATCTCAAATTTGCT GAAATAACTCATTTTGGACGAGATCCACGATGTTGTCCCAAGATTGACAAGGCATACCAAGATCAATTAAAAAAAGTATTTGAGTGCTGGCCGGAAAAGCAGTACGACATTAAAGAATGTAGCAAT ATTCTACTACCATATTATCAAGACGGTCTATACACTTTATTCATAATCGACATGCAAAAAATAATCGTCCATATTATGGATCCACTTCAAGATCATGTATGCTTGAAGGGTTATGATCACAGAGATTCATATATACCTACATTACACACTATTCCTAGAAGGTTTAATCTTGCCATGGGATTGTTAAATTTTAAGATGAACAACAATATTTATCACTGGAAGCGAGAATACCCTACGTGTGTAACAAAGGTTACACATAATAAACACTG GAATTTGGGAGGCTTTCTTGTATACAGTTTCATGAAGTCATGGGATGACATAAGATTGCCACCGATCAACAAT CTACCAACTTCGCTGAGGAGGGAATTCTTGGCCGATATTTTGACGAGTAATGCAAAAGAATGTAGCGACAACATCCCTGATAATCTGCAATACATGATTAAGGAGTTAGGTAGAATCTag
- the LOC136545591 gene encoding putative invertase inhibitor, with product MARSVSVAVVAPLLLLSVLVSTAAAARTVGDTVQDACSKTQFPKICVDSLAAKPESQKATPRKLAELFVNIAAEKGAGMATFVHGKYNAAKDNAGLFKCYDSCSDDVEEAVAHLNGLVREPTDAKFLELKSWLSSTLGGTSTCEDACKDAPKSGDKDDVVNFSLDFEKLQRVTLDLITEASGSMSAGIALPPSDAGAPSYGAAAPADAPAGAGAGSEGPASSAASGPSSGGDAPAYGGSAASGPADADAPAAASSGPSGAPAPTSSDSSGAPWPSSAGGSSSAPAPSSGGDDDDDDDDSNADGSA from the coding sequence ATGGCTCGCTCTGTCTCCGTCGCCGTCGTCGCGCCTCTGCTCCTCCTCTCCGTCCTCGTCTCCACCGCGGCCGCCGCACGGACCGTGGGCGACACCGTGCAGGACGCGTGCAGCAAGACGCAGTTCCCCAAGATCTGCGTGGACAGCCTCGCGGCGAAGCCGGAGAGCCAGAAGGCGACCCCGCGGAAGCTGGCGGAGCTGTTCGTGAACATCGCGGCGGAGAAGGGTGCCGGGATGGCCACGTTCGTGCACGGCAAGTACAACGCCGCCAAGGACAACGCCGGCCTGTTCAAGTGCTACGACAGCTGCTCCGACGACGTGGAGGAGGCGGTGGCGCACCTCAACGGGCTGGTCCGGGAGCCCACGGACGCCAAGTTCCTGGAGCTCAAGTCGTGGCTGTCCTCCACGCTGGGGGGCACCTCCACCTGCGAGGACGCCTGCAAGGACGCGCCCAAGAGCGGCGACAAGGACGACGTCGTCAACTTCAGCCTCGACTTCGAGAAGCTGCAGCGCGTCACGCTGGACCTCATCACCGAGGCGTCCGGGTCCATGTCCGCGGGCATCGCCCTGCCGCCTTCCGACGCCGGGGCGCCCTCCTACGGCGCGGCGGCGCCCGCGGACGcacccgccggcgccggcgccggctccGAGGGCCCTGCTTCCAGCGCCGCCAGCGGCCCGTCGTCTGGTGGTGATGCGCCGGCGTACGGCGGCAGTGCCGCCAGCGGGCCGGCCGATGCTGATGCTCCCGCGGCGGCGTCATCCGGGCCCTCTGGCGCACCAGCGCCAACGTCGTCTGACTCCTCCGGCGCACCATGGCCGTCGTCTGCTGGTGGGTCCTCCAGCGCCCCGGCGCCATCgtccggcggcgacgacgacgacgacgatgacgattcCAACGCCGACGGGTCAGCTTGA